Proteins from a genomic interval of Gossypium hirsutum isolate 1008001.06 chromosome A09, Gossypium_hirsutum_v2.1, whole genome shotgun sequence:
- the LOC107937052 gene encoding UDP-glycosyltransferase 73E1-like, with protein sequence MHLRAESSSTRAQNPNDSMSSQSSKLHFVFIPLMCPGHLIPMVDMGRLLAQHGVTVTIVTTPLNASRIKTIIDRDIASGIQLQLLQLRFPCIEAGLPEGCENIDALPSRPCQRILWLLLGCYRSHLSSSWKRHNPNQAVFYQIDITPGYLIYEKVSDDLEPFVVPGLPDRIELTRGQLPNDLNPVSVVLKVKEEDMRIADMASYGLVVNSSEELKPRFGYWSLATL encoded by the exons ATGCACCTCAGAGCTGAGTCCAGTAGCACAAGAGCACAAAACCCAAACGACAGCATGTCATCTCAATCCTCTAAGCTTCACTTTGTTTTCATACCCTTGATGTGCCCGGGTCACCTTATCCCCATGGTGGACATGGGAAGGCTATTGGCTCAACATGGTGTGACAGTGACCATAGTCACCACACCTCTTAATGCTTCCAGGATCAAAACCATCATTGATCGCGATATCGCTTCTGGGATCCAACTCCAACTTCTTCAACTACGATTTCCATGTATCGAGGCCGGCTTGCCTGAGGGTTGCGAGAACATAGACGCCCTCCCATCGCGACCTTGTCAAAGAATTTTATGGTTGCTGTTGGGATGTTACAGAAGCCACTTGAGCAGTTCCTGGAAgagacacaacccaaaccaagcTGTATTTTATCAAATAGACATCACCCCTGGATATTTG ATTTACGAGAAGGTCTCCGATGATCTAGAGCCCTTTGTGGTGCCTGGTTTACCAGATAGGATTGAACTAACTAGAGGGCAGCTACCTAATGACCTGAATCCAGTATCAGTAGTTTTAAAAGTCAAGGAAGAAGACATGAGAATAGCAGACATGGCATCATATGGTTTGGTGGTTAATTCTTCTGAAGAACTGAAACCAAGATTTGGGTATTGGTCCCTCGCCACTTTGTAA
- the LOC107937047 gene encoding macrophage migration inhibitory factor homolog yields MPCLYISTNLNLDEVDTDPLFSQATKAVASIIGRPEHFVMVILKGSLAIRFNGNKEPAAYAEIVSMGGINREVKRRLIATLGTILENTLSIPTTRFVLKVYDINANRSKL; encoded by the exons ATGCCTTGCCTTTACATCTCCACTAACCTCAACTTAGACGAGGTTGACACCGATCCCCTCTTCTCTCAAGCCACCAAGGCCGTCGCCTCCATTATCGGAAGACCTGAACAC TTCGTGATGGTGATACTGAAGGGATCATTGGCAATAAGGTTTAACGGGAACAAGGAGCCAGCGGCGTACGCAGAGATAGTCTCAATGGGCGGCATTAATAGAGAGGTGAAGAGAAGGTTGATTGCCACATTGGGCACCATTTTAGAGAACACCTTGTCTATTCCCACAACTCGTTTTGTTCTCAAAGTCTATGATATAAATGCAAACCGCTCTAAACTATAA
- the LOC107937053 gene encoding anthocyanidin 3-O-glucosyltransferase 4, which produces MAERGNKSSVDVVQCLQWLDSWPQNSAFMNEKLVVQVLGIGERVGADIAMKCGEEETYGVMLKREEITKAISLVIDSGNEGKERRERAMKLQVLANKAFENKGSSCLNVKRPIKDTSQISGTKD; this is translated from the exons ATGGCTGAGAGAGGAAACAAATCCTCAGTTGATGTAGTCCAGTGCTTGCAGTGGCTTGATTCATGGCCACAAAACTCGGCA TTTATGAATGAAAAGCTGGTGGTCCAAGTATTGGGAATTGGGGAAAGGGTGGGGGCAGATATTGCTATGAAGTGTGGAGAGGAAGAAACGTATGGGGTGATGTTGAAGAGAGAAGAGATTACCAAAGCCATAAGTTTGGTAATCGATTCAGGGAATGAAGGAAAAGAGAGGAGGGAGAGAGCAATGAAGCTTCAGGTTTTGGCAAACAAGGCATTCGAAAACAAGGGATCTTCCTGTCTCAATGTCAAGAGGCCAATCAAAGACACATCCCAAATCAGTGGGACGAAAGATTAG